GCAGTTGAATCCCTATTATAGTTTCGACAACTATTTTTCGGGTTCGAGCAACATGTTGGCACGCTCGGCCGGTGAGGCTGTCGCTCAAAATCCGGGCAAAACGGCATTCAATCCCCTTTTCCTCTATGGCGAATCGGGTGTGGGCAAGACCCACTTGGTGCAAGCCATCGGAGCCAAGGCCAAAGCCTTGAATCCCAAGGCCCGTGTGCTCTATCTCTCTTCGCATCTTTTCCAAGTGCAGTATACCAATGCCGTGCGCAACAATGCCGTGAATGATTTTATCAACTTCTACCAAAGCATCGACGTGCTGCTCATCGACGATATTCAGGACTTGGTGGGGAAGACCGCTACTCAGAATACCTTTTTCCACATCTTCAACCATCTGCACCAGACGGGGAAACAACTGGTGCTTACTTCCGACCGTCCCCCGGTATCGCTCGAAGGCATGGAAGAGCGCCTTCTGACCCGTTTCAAATGGGGGCTTTCGGCCGAGGTGGAGCGTCCCGACTATGATTTGAGAAAGAATATCCTTCTCAACAAGTTGAAAAAAGACGGTATTGTCATCGCACCCGAGGTGGTCGATTATATCGCCCGCAATGTCTCCAATAGTGTGCGGGAGTTGGAGGGTATCGTCGTTTCGCTGATGGCGCGTTCGATTATCTTGAAAAAAGAAATCTCGGTCGAGATGGCCGAATGCGTGCTGGCGTCGAGTATCCAATTGAAGAAAAACCAGATTACCATCGAGTTGATACAACAGAAAGTGTGCGACTATTATAATATGGACGTGAAGCTTTTGCAGTCGAAGACCCGTAAACGCGAAATCGCCTTGGCGCGTCAAATCTCGATGTATTTGGCCAAGAAATATACCGAATACCCGCTTTCCCAAATCGGTAGCCGTCTTGGCGGCAAGGACCATGCCACGGTGCATTATGCGTGCAAAACGATTGCCCAGCAGGTCGAAATCGATAAGTCCCTGCGTCATCAGGTCGATGAAATCGAACAATCCCTGAAAGCATAGCTATATAATATATAGTAGAAGACAAAGGGCGCTGAAAATTCAGCGCCCTTCATTTTCTTCCCGAGAGAGGGTGGAATTCAGAACTCAAATCCCTGTTCTTTGATGACTTTGAGGAACACGTCGGAGAAGTATTCGTTGTTTTGGCGGGTGTAACGCACATCGGTGAATACCTGAGCCAGTGTTTCTTTTTTGTTTTCGGCCACGAATCCCCGATTGGCGGGCAGTTCCTCTTTTTCTTTGTAGAGCCGGTCGATGTCATCGCGGGTGTAGTCGTGATAGCACTCTTGGTGGATAATGGCCTCGATGGGTAGTCGTTCTACTTGGTCGGGAATCTCTTCGGGGTATCCTACCGTGATGGTGGTGATGGGTACCACGAAACGGGGCAGGTTGAGCGCTTTGATGATTTGGTCGGCATTATAAGTTGTCGTTCCGAGATAGCAGATGCCCAATCCCTTTGCCTCGGCAGCCGTGCAGAATTGTTGTGCGGCGAGCAGGGCGTCGATGGCAGCTGTGAAGAATGACTGGAAGTTGTCATATCCCGGGTCGGCCTTTCGGTATTCACACCATTTGATGAAGCGGTTGAAGTCGGCACAGAACGTCAGTACGACCGGTGCGCTGGTTATTGTCGGTTGGTTGAAGTGGGCGGGGGCCAACTTTTTCTTGTTCTCGGCATCGCGGGTGACCACAACGCTATACACTTGCATGTTGCCGGTGGTTGATACCCGGAATGCTGCTTCCAAAAGTTCGTTCAGTAAATCGTCGGGAATATCTGTTGTTTGGTAACGACGAATGGTGCGGCGGTTTTTGAGAAAATCTAAATCCATAGTGTTATAATATGTTTCTACAAAGTTACAAATAAAAAGTGGCAAATGGAAAAATGTAACAAACATATTTGCCGGTAATTCTTGCCTTTAAAAATTTGCTTTGTGAAAAAGCTGCTATTTCTGCGGTTTTATAAAAAAGAAAACTTCTTTTCTCGTGGCGATTATTTAAATATTTGATAATCAGGTTTGTGTTGTATTTATAGATGTTAAAATTGAAAACCTTGCGAAATTGTTGATAAATAAATGTGGGAAATATTTGTGCACTCAAAAGTTTTTCATAAACTTGCAAACACAAAATCCTATCATGAAGTCGTAACCTTTATACCATTGAAAAAACACCATTAGCAAACATTTTAAACCAATTTATTGTGGAATCAAAAAGTTATACCTACGATGAGGCGTTCCAGTCGTCATTGGAATACTTCAAAGGAGATGAGTTGGCAGCCCGTGTTTGGGTCAACAAGTATGCCCTGAAAGACTCGTTTGGGAACATTTATGAGAAAAATCCCGAAGACATGCACATGCGTCTGGCTTCGGAGATTGCGCGGATAGAGAACAACTATCCCAATCCCTTGTCGGTGGAGAAACTTATGGAACTCTTCCGAGACTTTAAGTATATCGTGCCTCAGGGCAGCCCCATGAGCGGCATCGGCAACAATTATCAAATCGGGTCGTTGTCGAATTGCTTCGTGATAGGTATGGAAGGAAATGCCGACTCGTATGGCGGTGTGATGAAAATCGACGAAGAGCAGGTACAACTTATGAAACGCCGCGGCGGGGTAGGACATGACCTTTCGCACATACGCCCCAAAGGGTCGCCCGTGAAAAACTCGGCGTTGACCTCGACCGGTTTGGTTCCCTTTATGGAACGCTATTCCAATTCCACCCGTGAAGTGGCCCAGGATGGCCGCCGTGGAGCTTTGATGCTCAGTGTCTCGATAAAACACCCTGACTCGGAGTCGTTTATCGACGCCAAGATGACCGAAGGGAAAGTGACCGGTGCCAATGTCTCGGTGAGAATGACCGACGATTTCATGCAAGCCGCCATCGACGGACGTCCTTATACGCAACAATATCCCATCGATGGCGAAAACCCGATGGTGACAAAAGAGGTCGATGCACAAGCTATCTGGAAAAAAATCGTGCACAATGCCTGGAAGTCGGCCGAGCCCGGTGTCCTCTTTTGGGATACGATTATCCGGGAGTCGATTCCCGACTGCTATGCCGATTTGGGATTCCGTACCATATCGACCAACCCCTGTGGCGAGATACCCCTCTGTCCCTATGACAGCTGCCGCCTGTTGGCCATCAACCTCTACTCATACGTCGTGAATCCCTTCACGCCGAACGCCTATTTCGATTTCGACCTCTTCCGAGAACATGTGCAACTCGCCCAACGCATTATGGACGACATCATCGACCTCGAAATGGAGAAAATCGACCGCATACTCGACAAGATACACTCCGACCCCGAATCGGACGAAATCAAACGCACCGAAGTGCAACTCTGGGAAAAGATACGTGCCAAAACGCTCAAAGGTCGCCGTACCGGTGTGGGAACCACGGCCGAGGGCGACATGATTGCCGCCATGGGGCTGCGTTACGGTACCGAAGAGGCCACGACCTTCTCCGAGAGCGTGCACAAGGCATTGGCCCTTGCCGCATACCGTTCGTCGGTCGACATGGCTCGCGAACGTGGCGCATTTGAGATATACAACACGCAGCGTGAGGAGAAAAATCCTTTTATCAACCGCTTGCGCGAAGCCGACCCGCAACTCTACGAAGATATGGCGCGTTGGGGACGCCGTAACATTGCCTGCCTCACCATTGCACCTACCGGTACGACCAGCCTTATGACACAGACCACTTCGGGCATTGAGCCTGTTTTCATGCCCGTGTACCGCCGGCGTCGCAAGGTGAATCCCAATGATACCGATGTGAGAGTCGATTACATCGATGAGTCGGGCGACGCCTTTGAAGAATATCTCGTTTACCATCATAAGTTCGTGACTTGGATGCAGATGAACGGATATGAAGTGCGTAACAATTATACCCAAAGCGAAATCGACGAAATCATTTCGCGTTCGCCCTACTACAAAGCCACATCGAACGATATCGACTGGATACAGAAAGTGCGTATGCAGGGCCGAGTGCAGAAGTGGGTCGACCATTCTATCAGCGTTACCATCAACCTGCCGGCCGATGTGACCGAAGAATTGGTTGGCGACCTCTATGTCGAGGCTTGGCGTTGCGGTTGCAAAGGGTGTACGGTCTATCGCGAAGGGTCGCGTTCGGGTGTACTCATTGCCGTGCAGAAAGAAGCCAAAAAGGAGAAAGAAAAAGAAGCTGCCGCAGCTGCCGCTGCGCAACCCGCGGCTCCCGGCGATATGGTGCGTCCCACCGAACTCGAAGCCGACGTGGTGCGTTTCCAAAACAACCGCGAGAAATGGATTGCCTTTATCGGCTTGAAAGACGGTAAGCCCTATGAAATCTTCACCGGTCTCGCCGATGATGAAGACGGTATCTTGATACCGAAAAACATCACCAAAGGGAAAATCATCAAAGCCTACGACGAGAACGGCACAAAGCATTACGATTTCCAATTCCGCAACAAACGAGGCTATAAGACCACCATCGAGGGACTTTCTGAGAAATTCAATCCCGAGTACTGGAACTATGCCAAACTCATTTCGGGCGTGTTGCGTTACGGCATGCCCATCGAGCAGGTTCTCAAACTGGTCGGCTCGCTGCAACTCAACAGCGAAAACATCAATACCTGGAAAAACGGTGTGGAACGGGCGTTGAAGAAATACATGCCCAACGGCGCCAGTGCCAGCGGACAGAAATGTCCCAAGTGCGGGCAAGAGACACTCGTCTACCAGGAAGGCTGCCTGATTTGTACCTCATGTGGAACCTCTAAGTGCGGATAATGCAAATTACATTCAATATTGAATATCACACCCGTTGGGGGCAACAACTATGTATAAGCGGAGGTGTCGAAGCCTTAGGTTCCCATTGTGAGGAGAAGGCACGGCCCATGCACTATGCCGATGACGGTTGGTGGACTCTGACCATCGACGTCGACACGAATAGTGCGTTCACTTATCGGTATATGGTGCGCGAAGACGGAGATGTGTCTCGAAAAGAGTGGGGTGGGGAACATTGTTTCCGCCCCACTTTTGGCATTTCGGCCTACCAGGTCTATGATGAGTGGTTTCAAATTGCGAAAGACCACCCGTTCCACTCGTCGGCCGTGCAGCAGAGCGGTATTTTGCGGCGCGAGAAACTTCCCGTCACCGAAACCGAAAAAGCCGGCGTGCGTTTTGAAATCAATGCACCGGCACTTTTGCCGCATGAGGCGTTGGCCGTTGTGGGAACCTTTACGGCGCAGCCGTGGAGCGTGGAGTCGGCCTGTATCATGTCCGATCGCCATTATCCCGTGTGGTCGGTGACCTTCCCCGGCGAGATAGTATGTCTGCCGGTGGAGTACAAATTCGTAGTGGTCGACAAGTCCACGCGGCATATCATCGCTTGGGAAGAAGGCGAGAATCGTCGGTTGCCCTTCTTGGTGGCACGTCCCGGAGAGACAATCATCGTCGGTGCCACTCATTTGCGCCTGTTCCGCCCCTTGTGGAAAGGGGCAGGGGTGGCCATACCCGTATTCTCGCTGCGCTCGGAGTCGAGTTGGGGCATCGGGGAGTTTCTCGACCTCGAAAAGATGGTCGATTGGGCTGTCTCGACCCATCAACGGCTGATACAGCTGTTGCCCATCAACGACACCACCATGTGGCACACATGGCTCGATTCCTATCCCTACCGCGCCAATTCGGTCTATGCCTTGCACCCCGTATATCTGCATCTGCCCGAAATCGGACGACTTTCCGATGCGGCGTCAATGGCCCGTTTCGAACAAGAAGCCGCCCGGCTGAATGCATTGCCGGCGGTCGATTATGAAGCCGTGACCCGATTGAAGAGTGATTATATGCAGCGCCTTTACGACGAGGTGGGCGGGCAAACTTTGGCGTCACCCGACTATGCCCGCTTCTTTGCCGACAACCGCGATTGGCTGGTGCCCTATGCCGCCTTCTGCTATCTGCGTGATACGCTGCACACGCCCGTTGCCTCGCAGTGGGGGGAGTATGCCGTGTATGATGCCGAAAAAATAGCCCGTCTTACGGGCGAAGATAGCGAAGCCTATCCGGCTGTGGCCCGATACTATTTCGAGCAATACCACCTCCATCGTCAATTATCGAGAGTGCGGGATTATGCACGGAGCAAGGGCGTCGTGCTCAAAGGCGACCTGCCGATAGGCGTGAGCCACGAGAGCGTCGATGCCTGGGTCAATCCCCACCTGTTCAACCTCTCGATGTGCGCAGGCGCTCCGCCCGATGATTTCTCCATTACCGGGCAGAACTGGGGATTCCCCACCTATGACTGGGACGAGATGGCCAAAGACGGGTATAGCTGGTGGAAAGCCCGCTTTACAAAAATGGCGGAGTATTTCGATGCCTATCGCATCGACCACATCTTGGGCTTTTTCCGCATTTGGGAAATCCCCGATACCGCCGTTGAAGGGTTGCCGGGACATTTCAATGCGGCCAAACCGTTCACGGTCGAAGAACTGGCTCATTATGGCTTCTTCTTTGATGCCCGACGTCATGCCGAGCCATACATCTGCGAAGCGATGCTTCCCGAAATTTTCGGGCCGTATGCCGATGAAGTGAAAGAAGAGTATCTCTTACCCCTTGCCGACGGACACTTCGCCCTGAAAGAGACGGTCGACAATCAAAAGAAAATTGCGGCACATTTCCAGGATACTTGTGATGAGCGGGCACAAAAGATAAAAGCGGGATTGATGCGTCTTACCGATGAAATCCTGTTCGTGCCCGACCCCTATGTGGCCGGAACCTGGCACCCGCGCATTCATGCACACGAGACAGATAGTTTCAAGGCATTGCCCGAAGAGATGCAACGGAGTTACCGTCATCTGCATGATGATTTCTATTACAGCCGTCATGACGACTTCTGGCGTGATGAGGCGTTGAAGAAATTGCCAACGCTCATCTCTTCGACGCAGATGCTGGTGTGTGGGGAGGATTTGGGCATGATACCGCATTGTGTGCCCGACGTGATGGAGCAGTTGCAGATACTCTCCCTCGAAATCGAACGCATGCCCAAGGAACCTTATTGCGAATTTGGAGACCCGTCGCGTTATCCCTACCTGTCGGTGTGCACGACATCGACCCATGACATGTCGGGAATCCGCGGGTGGTGGGAAGAAGACGCCGAGCGGACCCAACGATACTACAATACCATTTTGCAACGAGAGGGAGAGCCTCCCGTCCAGTGTCCGCCCTATCTTTGTGAAGCCATTATCCGACGCCATCTCGAATCTCCGTCGATGTGGGTCATTCTGCCGCTGCAAGACTGGTTGTCGCTCTCCATCGATATACGGTTGCCCGACCCGTCGCTCGAACGCATCAATGTGCCGGCCAACCCCCGGAACTATTGGCATTATCGCATGCATCTGACGCTTGAATCACTCCTCGCACAAGATGACTTCAATGCGCTGGTGCGTAATTTGGTCGAGACTTCTTCGCGTCGGTAGCCGCACGATTGTCGGGCCTACATCGCAGAAATAATCCTTGGGAGAGTTTGCCGGGAAGAATAAATGTGTTATTTTTGCCTTAGTTAAAACCACGGTGCCGTATGAAAGAACTTATGTCGAAAACGCGGAAACTCCTGGTCGATACAGCCCGGCAGTTGTTTGCTCAGAAAGGTATCGACAATACCACGATGAACAATATCGCGTTGGCTTCGGGAAAAGGTCGGCGCACATTGTATACCTATTTCAGGAGCAAGACAG
Above is a window of Candidatus Caccoplasma merdavium DNA encoding:
- a CDS encoding adenosylcobalamin-dependent ribonucleoside-diphosphate reductase — protein: MESKSYTYDEAFQSSLEYFKGDELAARVWVNKYALKDSFGNIYEKNPEDMHMRLASEIARIENNYPNPLSVEKLMELFRDFKYIVPQGSPMSGIGNNYQIGSLSNCFVIGMEGNADSYGGVMKIDEEQVQLMKRRGGVGHDLSHIRPKGSPVKNSALTSTGLVPFMERYSNSTREVAQDGRRGALMLSVSIKHPDSESFIDAKMTEGKVTGANVSVRMTDDFMQAAIDGRPYTQQYPIDGENPMVTKEVDAQAIWKKIVHNAWKSAEPGVLFWDTIIRESIPDCYADLGFRTISTNPCGEIPLCPYDSCRLLAINLYSYVVNPFTPNAYFDFDLFREHVQLAQRIMDDIIDLEMEKIDRILDKIHSDPESDEIKRTEVQLWEKIRAKTLKGRRTGVGTTAEGDMIAAMGLRYGTEEATTFSESVHKALALAAYRSSVDMARERGAFEIYNTQREEKNPFINRLREADPQLYEDMARWGRRNIACLTIAPTGTTSLMTQTTSGIEPVFMPVYRRRRKVNPNDTDVRVDYIDESGDAFEEYLVYHHKFVTWMQMNGYEVRNNYTQSEIDEIISRSPYYKATSNDIDWIQKVRMQGRVQKWVDHSISVTINLPADVTEELVGDLYVEAWRCGCKGCTVYREGSRSGVLIAVQKEAKKEKEKEAAAAAAAQPAAPGDMVRPTELEADVVRFQNNREKWIAFIGLKDGKPYEIFTGLADDEDGILIPKNITKGKIIKAYDENGTKHYDFQFRNKRGYKTTIEGLSEKFNPEYWNYAKLISGVLRYGMPIEQVLKLVGSLQLNSENINTWKNGVERALKKYMPNGASASGQKCPKCGQETLVYQEGCLICTSCGTSKCG
- a CDS encoding 4-alpha-glucanotransferase — translated: MQITFNIEYHTRWGQQLCISGGVEALGSHCEEKARPMHYADDGWWTLTIDVDTNSAFTYRYMVREDGDVSRKEWGGEHCFRPTFGISAYQVYDEWFQIAKDHPFHSSAVQQSGILRREKLPVTETEKAGVRFEINAPALLPHEALAVVGTFTAQPWSVESACIMSDRHYPVWSVTFPGEIVCLPVEYKFVVVDKSTRHIIAWEEGENRRLPFLVARPGETIIVGATHLRLFRPLWKGAGVAIPVFSLRSESSWGIGEFLDLEKMVDWAVSTHQRLIQLLPINDTTMWHTWLDSYPYRANSVYALHPVYLHLPEIGRLSDAASMARFEQEAARLNALPAVDYEAVTRLKSDYMQRLYDEVGGQTLASPDYARFFADNRDWLVPYAAFCYLRDTLHTPVASQWGEYAVYDAEKIARLTGEDSEAYPAVARYYFEQYHLHRQLSRVRDYARSKGVVLKGDLPIGVSHESVDAWVNPHLFNLSMCAGAPPDDFSITGQNWGFPTYDWDEMAKDGYSWWKARFTKMAEYFDAYRIDHILGFFRIWEIPDTAVEGLPGHFNAAKPFTVEELAHYGFFFDARRHAEPYICEAMLPEIFGPYADEVKEEYLLPLADGHFALKETVDNQKKIAAHFQDTCDERAQKIKAGLMRLTDEILFVPDPYVAGTWHPRIHAHETDSFKALPEEMQRSYRHLHDDFYYSRHDDFWRDEALKKLPTLISSTQMLVCGEDLGMIPHCVPDVMEQLQILSLEIERMPKEPYCEFGDPSRYPYLSVCTTSTHDMSGIRGWWEEDAERTQRYYNTILQREGEPPVQCPPYLCEAIIRRHLESPSMWVILPLQDWLSLSIDIRLPDPSLERINVPANPRNYWHYRMHLTLESLLAQDDFNALVRNLVETSSRR
- a CDS encoding NADPH-dependent oxidoreductase: MDLDFLKNRRTIRRYQTTDIPDDLLNELLEAAFRVSTTGNMQVYSVVVTRDAENKKKLAPAHFNQPTITSAPVVLTFCADFNRFIKWCEYRKADPGYDNFQSFFTAAIDALLAAQQFCTAAEAKGLGICYLGTTTYNADQIIKALNLPRFVVPITTITVGYPEEIPDQVERLPIEAIIHQECYHDYTRDDIDRLYKEKEELPANRGFVAENKKETLAQVFTDVRYTRQNNEYFSDVFLKVIKEQGFEF
- the dnaA gene encoding chromosomal replication initiator protein DnaA translates to MSLDYVSLWDRCLAIIRDNVSEGHYRTWFEPIHAVKYSDNELTVQVPTQFFYEYLEEHFADILQHTLLRVFGPGIQLMYSISVVKEPEETTQLPLHGSRSQKSPKGITEPTQIADPFKQPDYKELDSQLNPYYSFDNYFSGSSNMLARSAGEAVAQNPGKTAFNPLFLYGESGVGKTHLVQAIGAKAKALNPKARVLYLSSHLFQVQYTNAVRNNAVNDFINFYQSIDVLLIDDIQDLVGKTATQNTFFHIFNHLHQTGKQLVLTSDRPPVSLEGMEERLLTRFKWGLSAEVERPDYDLRKNILLNKLKKDGIVIAPEVVDYIARNVSNSVRELEGIVVSLMARSIILKKEISVEMAECVLASSIQLKKNQITIELIQQKVCDYYNMDVKLLQSKTRKREIALARQISMYLAKKYTEYPLSQIGSRLGGKDHATVHYACKTIAQQVEIDKSLRHQVDEIEQSLKA